The proteins below are encoded in one region of Thioalkalivibrio sp. K90mix:
- the glgB gene encoding 1,4-alpha-glucan branching protein GlgB has protein sequence MTTASSKCITPVADTLARLPEARLHDPHSVLGCHELDQKTACYRAWLPHASEVSITLSDGSGEYFTPSTKIPGLFTWQGRASALPRHPELSWKPEDRSDTLRTVDPWSFAPDIPSFDRHLFAEGRHWHAHRMLGAHPQTRDGIDGVRFAVWAPNAERVSVVGDFNRWDGRCHPMTVHPGSGIWELFVPGLAMETLYKFEIRNRDHGTIHLKTDPYARAYQVRPETAARIQPQSEYAWGDDDWLQNRDPEGWKHRPMSIYEVHLGSWQRSPEGHWPNYHDLAERLVPYVRDMGFTHIELLPVTEHPFDGSWGYQSTGFFAPTSRFGNADDFRYFVDQAHQAGIGVLLDWVPGHFPRDEFALARFDGTALYEHEDPRIGEHRGWGTLIFNYSRPEVRNFLLSSALCWVEDFHIDGLRVDAVASMLYRDYDREPHDWLPNIHGGNENLEAVDFLRHLNETVQTEHPGVVMIAEESTAWPGVSRPPSMGGLGFTMKWNMGWMHDTLTYFGMDPLYRHYHHNQLTFGQIYAYSENFVLPFSHDEVVHGKRSLRGRMPGNEWEQFANLRLLYAWQWLYPGKKLLFMGQEFGQGPEWSEDRELDWYVLQYPLHQGLQQLVRDLNRVYRDHAALHGREFEPDGFAWLDCDDAQHSTLSFLRRDTQGRESIVVLNLTPVERGAHPVPAPHPGSWRVVLNTDAQAYGGDSRGPAHAHAEPIERNGHPATLYLHLPPLTALLLEPAD, from the coding sequence ATGACAACTGCCTCCAGCAAATGCATCACACCCGTTGCCGATACCCTGGCGCGTTTGCCGGAGGCGCGTCTCCATGATCCCCACAGCGTCCTCGGGTGCCATGAGCTGGATCAAAAGACTGCCTGCTACCGTGCCTGGCTGCCCCATGCCAGCGAGGTCTCGATCACACTTTCGGACGGATCCGGCGAATACTTCACGCCGAGTACCAAAATCCCCGGACTCTTCACTTGGCAAGGCCGAGCCAGCGCCCTCCCCAGGCACCCGGAACTGAGCTGGAAACCCGAGGACCGCAGCGACACCCTGCGAACCGTCGATCCGTGGAGCTTCGCACCGGACATCCCTTCGTTCGACCGTCACCTGTTCGCCGAGGGCCGCCACTGGCACGCCCACCGCATGCTCGGCGCCCATCCGCAAACGCGCGACGGGATCGACGGCGTGCGTTTCGCCGTCTGGGCGCCCAATGCCGAGCGCGTCTCCGTCGTCGGCGACTTCAACCGCTGGGACGGGCGCTGCCATCCCATGACCGTCCACCCGGGCAGCGGCATCTGGGAGCTGTTCGTCCCCGGCCTTGCCATGGAGACGCTGTACAAGTTTGAAATCCGCAACCGTGACCACGGCACCATCCACCTCAAGACCGACCCCTACGCCCGCGCCTACCAGGTGCGCCCGGAGACGGCCGCCCGCATCCAGCCGCAAAGCGAGTACGCCTGGGGTGATGACGACTGGCTGCAAAACCGCGACCCCGAGGGCTGGAAACACCGCCCGATGAGCATCTACGAGGTGCATCTCGGCTCCTGGCAGCGCAGCCCCGAGGGCCACTGGCCCAACTACCACGATCTGGCGGAACGCCTCGTGCCCTACGTCCGTGACATGGGCTTTACCCATATCGAGCTGCTGCCGGTCACCGAACACCCCTTCGACGGATCCTGGGGCTACCAGAGCACCGGCTTCTTCGCGCCCACCTCGCGTTTTGGCAACGCGGACGACTTTCGCTACTTCGTCGACCAGGCGCACCAGGCCGGGATCGGCGTACTGCTCGACTGGGTGCCCGGCCACTTCCCGCGCGACGAATTCGCCCTCGCTCGCTTCGACGGCACCGCACTGTACGAACACGAAGACCCACGCATCGGCGAACACCGGGGCTGGGGCACGCTGATCTTCAACTATTCACGTCCCGAGGTACGCAACTTCCTGCTCTCCAGCGCCCTGTGCTGGGTGGAGGACTTCCACATCGACGGCCTGCGCGTGGATGCCGTCGCCTCCATGCTCTACCGCGACTACGACCGCGAACCGCACGACTGGCTGCCCAACATCCACGGCGGCAACGAGAATCTCGAGGCCGTCGACTTCCTGCGCCACCTCAACGAGACCGTCCAAACCGAGCATCCCGGCGTCGTGATGATCGCCGAAGAATCCACCGCCTGGCCCGGCGTCAGCCGCCCGCCGTCCATGGGCGGACTCGGCTTCACCATGAAATGGAACATGGGCTGGATGCACGACACCCTGACCTACTTCGGCATGGACCCACTCTACCGCCACTACCACCACAACCAACTCACCTTCGGCCAGATCTACGCCTACAGCGAGAACTTCGTCCTGCCCTTCTCGCACGACGAAGTCGTGCACGGCAAACGCAGCCTGCGCGGCCGCATGCCCGGCAACGAATGGGAACAGTTCGCCAACCTGCGCCTGCTCTACGCCTGGCAGTGGCTCTACCCCGGCAAAAAGCTCCTGTTCATGGGCCAGGAGTTCGGCCAGGGCCCAGAATGGTCCGAGGACCGCGAACTGGACTGGTACGTCCTGCAGTACCCGCTGCACCAGGGCCTGCAACAGCTCGTGCGCGACCTCAACCGCGTCTACCGCGACCACGCCGCCCTGCACGGCCGCGAGTTCGAACCCGACGGCTTCGCCTGGCTGGACTGCGACGACGCCCAACACTCCACCCTCAGCTTCCTGCGCCGCGACACCCAGGGCCGCGAAAGCATCGTCGTCCTCAACCTCACCCCCGTCGAACGCGGCGCCCACCCCGTGCCGGCGCCTCATCCCGGCTCCTGGCGCGTCGTCCTCAACACCGACGCCCAGGCCTATGGCGGCGACTCCCGCGGCCCCGCCCACGCCCACGCCGAACCCATCGAGCGCAACGGCCACCCCGCCACGCTCTATCTCCACCTGCCGCCCCTGACCGCCCTCCTCCTGGAACCTGCCGATTGA
- a CDS encoding restriction endonuclease, whose amino-acid sequence MDDWAERLAGFGTASIGRVVEGLLRGMGYVLVDAPPDGRDVWQELVVAPAGGGADAPRLIVGVARDHDSEVEAPELEAFASGREGADRGMYVSLAGFAPEAREQAAELAMPVILLEPADLAERLRSHWGALDGETQALVEGRG is encoded by the coding sequence ATGGATGACTGGGCCGAGCGGCTGGCGGGGTTTGGGACGGCGAGTATTGGGCGTGTGGTCGAAGGGCTGTTGCGCGGGATGGGGTATGTGCTGGTGGATGCGCCGCCGGACGGTCGCGATGTGTGGCAGGAGTTAGTGGTGGCCCCGGCGGGCGGCGGTGCGGATGCGCCGCGCCTGATTGTGGGGGTGGCGCGGGATCACGACAGCGAGGTGGAGGCGCCGGAGCTGGAGGCCTTCGCCTCGGGGCGTGAGGGTGCCGATCGCGGGATGTATGTGAGTCTGGCGGGGTTTGCGCCGGAGGCGCGCGAGCAGGCGGCGGAGCTGGCGATGCCGGTGATCCTGCTGGAGCCGGCGGATCTGGCGGAGCGGCTGCGCAGCCACTGGGGCGCGCTGGATGGCGAGACGCAGGCGCTGGTCGAGGGGCGTGGCTAG
- a CDS encoding type II toxin-antitoxin system VapC family toxin → MKYALDTNTLIYFFKGQGNVAENLLATAPADIQVPAVVVYELQTGIAKSSEPDKRQQQLAELLDVVTVLPFDRTTAEHAARIRAHLEQQGTPIGPMDTLIAATALANSVTLVTHNVTEFQRVPDLPLADWFT, encoded by the coding sequence GTGAAGTACGCCCTCGACACCAACACGCTCATCTATTTTTTCAAGGGGCAGGGCAACGTGGCCGAAAACCTGCTGGCCACAGCACCCGCGGATATTCAGGTACCCGCCGTCGTGGTGTACGAACTTCAAACGGGCATCGCCAAATCCAGCGAGCCCGACAAGCGCCAGCAACAGCTCGCTGAACTCCTCGACGTGGTCACCGTCCTCCCATTCGACAGAACCACCGCCGAACATGCCGCACGCATCCGGGCACATCTCGAACAACAGGGCACCCCCATCGGCCCCATGGACACCTTGATCGCTGCCACCGCCCTGGCCAACAGCGTCACCCTGGTCACCCACAATGTCACCGAATTCCAGCGTGTCCCCGATCTACCACTCGCCGACTGGTTCACCTGA
- a CDS encoding AbrB/MazE/SpoVT family DNA-binding domain-containing protein: MDTLTISPKYQVVIPKVVREALHLRAGQKVQVIAYDGRIELIPERKMQEMRGFLAGIDPSVPREGDRV, encoded by the coding sequence ATGGACACTTTGACGATTTCTCCGAAGTACCAGGTGGTGATACCGAAGGTGGTGCGCGAGGCGTTACATCTTCGGGCTGGGCAGAAGGTGCAGGTGATTGCGTACGATGGCCGCATTGAGTTGATTCCCGAGCGCAAGATGCAGGAGATGCGTGGATTTCTCGCAGGAATTGACCCATCAGTCCCACGAGAAGGGGATCGTGTGTGA
- a CDS encoding IS3 family transposase (programmed frameshift): MGRRNFDPEYKLRVARMVVDEGQGVPQVVRDTGVGETAVRRWVEQLKADRSGEAGDGRPLTPEQRRIRELEEENRRLREDKALLKKGFGLLRPGTAVMVRCITTLAKKAPVKRVCDLLEVNRSGYYAAQTRRRRPRQPCALEARVKEAFEQSEWTYGSRRVQAALRSDGVTVGRYRVRRLMREQGLRPVWKRAFVVTTQRDATAPVVENHLDRQFQPSRPNAAWVTDITYIRTRTGWTYLAAVLDLFNRKVVGWSMSRRLDAELACSALRMALQSRQPEPGLLVHSDQGCQYTSDAWRRLLVQHGARASMSRRGNCWDNAVAERFFLNLKTERVWRRDYANHGEATRDITDYIVGFYNERRRHSTLGYLSPNAYERKWTAEPPIEVSEIA; encoded by the exons ATGGGACGCAGGAATTTTGATCCGGAGTATAAGCTTCGGGTTGCCCGGATGGTGGTGGACGAGGGCCAGGGTGTGCCGCAGGTGGTGCGGGATACGGGGGTCGGCGAGACGGCGGTCCGGCGCTGGGTCGAGCAGCTCAAGGCGGATCGATCCGGCGAGGCGGGTGATGGTCGCCCCCTGACGCCGGAGCAACGCCGGATCCGGGAGCTGGAGGAAGAGAACCGCCGACTGCGAGAGGACAAGGCCCTACTAAAAAAGG GCTTCGGCCTTCTTCGCCCGGGAACTGCTGTGATGGTTCGCTGCATCACGACGCTGGCGAAGAAGGCTCCGGTGAAGCGGGTGTGTGATCTGCTGGAGGTGAACCGGTCGGGCTACTACGCGGCGCAGACGCGCCGCCGGCGGCCGCGCCAGCCGTGTGCACTGGAGGCACGGGTCAAGGAGGCGTTCGAGCAGTCGGAATGGACCTACGGCAGCCGCCGTGTGCAGGCCGCCCTGCGTTCGGACGGTGTGACGGTGGGCCGCTACCGGGTCCGCCGTCTGATGCGGGAACAGGGCCTGCGCCCGGTCTGGAAGCGGGCGTTCGTCGTGACCACCCAGCGGGATGCGACCGCGCCGGTGGTGGAAAACCACCTGGACCGGCAGTTCCAGCCATCGCGCCCGAACGCGGCCTGGGTGACGGATATCACCTACATCCGGACCCGCACCGGCTGGACGTATCTGGCGGCGGTGCTGGACCTGTTCAACCGCAAGGTGGTGGGCTGGTCCATGAGCCGAAGGCTGGATGCCGAGTTGGCCTGCAGTGCGCTACGCATGGCGCTGCAGAGCCGGCAACCCGAGCCGGGGCTGCTGGTGCACTCCGACCAGGGCTGTCAGTACACCAGCGACGCCTGGCGGCGTCTGCTGGTGCAGCACGGCGCCCGGGCCAGCATGAGCCGGCGGGGTAACTGCTGGGACAATGCGGTGGCCGAGCGCTTCTTCCTGAACCTGAAGACGGAGCGCGTCTGGCGACGGGACTATGCCAATCACGGCGAGGCCACCCGGGACATCACCGACTACATCGTCGGCTTCTACAACGAGCGCCGAAGGCACTCAACCCTGGGCTACCTGTCGCCCAACGCCTACGAGCGAAAATGGACAGCCGAACCTCCTATCGAGGTGTCCGAAATCGCTTGA
- a CDS encoding ATP-binding protein has translation MIPRTAETLVRELLSGFPIVTITGPRQSGKTTLARTVMADRPYRSLEDPDVRALALDDPRGFLSQCPDGAVLDEVQRAPELFSYLQTHVDGDGRMGRFLLTGSQQFGLMSGISQSLAGRSAFVELLPLSHAELVEAGQAPTALDAMMFTGGYPALYDRPVSPRHWFPAYVTAYVERDVRQLLQVQDLDAFQRFVRLCAGRSGQVLNLSSLAADCGITHNTAKAWISVLEASYVLFLLRPHHANFNKRLIKSPKLYFHDTGLLCWLLGVQTPEQLVVHPLRGQVFETYVISELRKAFLNRGEPPLFHFWRDSNGNEVDLLIEWAGGLMPVEIKSGQTLNRDFFTGLERWTALAGDMARLPTLIYGGEGEHQRKAVRVLGWDGVGEVVQG, from the coding sequence ATGATACCGCGCACTGCCGAAACACTGGTCCGGGAGCTGTTGAGCGGCTTTCCCATCGTCACGATCACGGGGCCGCGCCAGTCCGGAAAGACAACGCTGGCACGCACGGTGATGGCGGATCGCCCGTATCGTTCCCTGGAAGATCCGGATGTGCGTGCGCTGGCGCTGGATGATCCGCGCGGGTTTCTGTCGCAGTGCCCCGATGGGGCGGTGCTGGACGAGGTTCAGCGGGCACCGGAGTTGTTCTCCTATCTGCAGACGCATGTGGACGGCGATGGACGCATGGGGCGGTTTCTGCTCACGGGGTCGCAGCAGTTCGGGTTGATGTCCGGGATTTCGCAGTCGCTGGCCGGGCGTTCGGCGTTTGTGGAGTTGCTGCCGTTGAGCCATGCGGAGTTGGTGGAGGCCGGGCAGGCACCAACGGCTCTGGATGCGATGATGTTTACCGGTGGTTATCCGGCATTGTATGACCGGCCGGTGTCTCCACGGCACTGGTTTCCGGCGTATGTCACGGCGTACGTGGAGCGGGATGTGCGGCAATTGCTCCAGGTGCAGGATCTGGACGCCTTTCAGCGCTTTGTGCGGCTGTGTGCCGGGCGCAGTGGTCAGGTGTTGAACCTGTCATCCCTTGCGGCCGATTGCGGTATTACCCACAACACGGCCAAAGCGTGGATCTCGGTGCTGGAGGCCAGCTATGTGCTGTTTCTCCTGCGGCCGCACCATGCGAATTTCAACAAGCGGCTGATCAAGTCGCCGAAGCTGTATTTCCACGACACCGGGCTGTTGTGCTGGCTGTTGGGGGTGCAGACGCCGGAACAGCTGGTGGTGCATCCGCTACGCGGGCAGGTGTTCGAGACGTACGTGATTTCGGAGCTGCGAAAGGCCTTTCTCAATCGCGGCGAGCCGCCGCTCTTCCACTTCTGGCGCGACAGTAATGGCAATGAAGTCGACCTGCTGATCGAGTGGGCGGGTGGCCTGATGCCGGTGGAGATCAAGTCAGGCCAGACGTTGAACCGGGATTTTTTCACCGGGCTCGAGCGCTGGACCGCGCTGGCCGGCGATATGGCTCGTTTGCCGACGCTTATTTACGGGGGCGAGGGCGAGCACCAGCGGAAGGCTGTGCGGGTGCTGGGCTGGGATGGGGTCGGCGAGGTTGTGCAGGGATAA